From Sphingobacterium bambusae:
ACTGACGGCCATCGACAAGTTATTTAAAGATGCACGGTTCACCAATCCCGAGAAGGGACCTACTTGGACCTACGACATGGGCGTGGTGCTAGAAGGTGTGGCCGAAGTGTGGCGCAACACCGGCGATGGCGCCTATTTTGATTACATCCAAAAATCGATGGATCAGTTTATATCCAAAGATGGGGATATCCGCAATTATAAAGCCACAGAATACAATATCGATCATGTAAAGAACGGTCGTTCTCTATTATTCCTGTATAAGGTAACCGGAAATCCCAAATACCTAAAAGCCAGCGAGAAGCTGTACACCCAATTGAAGTCGCATCCCCGCACTAAGGAAGGGGGCTTTTGGCATAAGCAGATTTATCCTTACCAAATGTGGCTGGATGGATTGTATATGGCACAACCCTTCTATACCGAATATGCGGCCTTGATGAACATACCGAGCATTTATGATGATGTGGTCAACCAGTTTACCTATATGGAAAACCATGCGCGCGATAGCAAGACCGGCCTCTTGTACCATGGTTGGGATGAATCACGCCAAGAGCGCTGGGCAGATCCCAATACGGGGCTTTCCAAGCATTTCTGGGGTCGCGGAATGGGCTGGTTTGCCATGGCTCTTGTTGATGTGCTCGACAATTTTCCGCAAGACCACCCTCGGCGCGGCGAGTTGCTCGCCATCTTGACGCGCACCTTAACCGCTGCAGCCAAGTTTCAAGATCCTAAAACAGGCGTATGGTTTGATGTGATCGACCTCGGTACACGCGAAGGCAACTATGTGGAGGCTTCGGCTTCCAGCATGTTTGTTTATGCGATGGCCAAAGCCGTTCGTAAAGGATATGTTAAAGCCTCTTTCCAAAAAAATGTGGACAAGGGCTATGCAGGCCTGCTGAAGGAGTTTGTGACGCCGGCCGGGCCAGACCGCGTAGATCTTAACCGCGTCGTGGAGGTATCGGGCTTGGGCGGCAAAAAATATCGCGATGGTAGCTTTGAATATTACATGAGCGAGCCTATCCGCAGCAACGACCCCAAAGGTGTGGGCGCCTTTATCTTGGCTTCCTCCGAAGTGGAATTTGCCAAGAAGCCCCAGCCGAAGAAGAAGGTACTCGTTACCCTCGATAATTTCTACAACAAAGAATTTAAGAAAGGCCCTAGCGGGCAGATGGAGCCTTACCACTACCTATGGAATGGCGATGATAACAATGGCTTCTCCCTCTTGGGGCGTATTTTTGAGCAGCACGGTGCTGCCTTGCATACCCTGCCGGATGCTCCGACAAGCCAAAACTTAGCGAAGAGCAAGATCTACGTGATCGTGGATCCCGATACGGAGAAGGAAACCGAGAAGCCGAACTTTATGACCGAGGCCCAAGCCAAGGAGATTGCCAAGTGGGTGCATAAAGGGGGCGTGTTGGTGCTCTTCTTAAACGATGCCGGCAACTGCGAGATCAGCAAGTTCAATATCCTGCCGCAGCAGTTTGGCATTACCTTCAATGAAGATAGCCGCAACCGCGTGCAGGGCGATCAGTTCGAGATGGGCGCTATACAGATACCGGCCGGAACGGGCATTTTCGATCGCACGAAAAAGATATATATCAAAGAGATATCCACCATGCAGGTGAAAGATCCTGCCAAAGCAACCGTGCAGGATAAGGGCGATAATATTATCGTGACAGCCAAGTATGGCAAAGGCACGGTATTCGCTATCGGCGACCCTTGGCTATACAATGAATATACGGATGGACGTAAGCTGCCAGCCGAGTTTCAAAACTTTGATGCAGCCAACGAATTGGTGAGCTGGTTGATAAAACAGACAAAATAATTAAGGAAATAGGAATCGTATAATGTTGCTTTCAAGAGAAAATTTAGAGAAAATCACATCGGCGGATGTGCAGTTGCCTGCGGCAGACTCCTTTGCGCTGCCCGAGCGTGTGCTGCAATTTGGTACAGGGGTGCTGTTGCGCGGTCTGCCAGATTATTACGTCGATCAGGCTAATAAGCAAGGCCTGTTCAACGGACGCATTTTAGTGGTGAAGTCGACCAGCTCGTCTGGTGCCGATGCCTTCGAGCAGCAAGATGGGCTATATACCCTCTGCATCAAAGGAAAGAAAGATGGGCAGGAAGTGGTGCAGTATACGCTAAACAATGCCATCTCGCGCGTGCTATCTGCTTCTACAGACTGGAGTAGCATTTTAGAGGCTGCTAAAAATCCGGACCTGCAGGCTGTGTTTTCCAATACCACCGAGGTGGGCATTGTAATGAGCAATGATCAATTGACCGATGCGCCACCGGCCTCCTTTCCCGGAAAATTGTTGGCCTTCCTGTATGAGCGCTATGGCTATTTCAAGGGCGATCCCGAAAAGGGATTGGTGATTTTGCCTACCGAATTGATCTCGGACAATGCGCAAAAGCTGAAGAAAATCTTATTGAGCTTGGCCGCACAGAACAACCTCGAAACGGCCTTTGTCGTTTGGCTAGAAGAGGCCAACGACTTTTGCAATACCTTGGTAGATCGTATCGTGCCGGGGCGCTTGCCCGCGGCGGAGCAGGCGGCCACGGAAGCGCTCTTGGGTTATCAGGACGAGCTGATGATTATGGCCGAGCCTTTCAGCCTATGGG
This genomic window contains:
- a CDS encoding glycoside hydrolase family 88 protein, translating into MKKHIILILCLFLSMPVLKAQKAVSEQMALTAIDKLFKDARFTNPEKGPTWTYDMGVVLEGVAEVWRNTGDGAYFDYIQKSMDQFISKDGDIRNYKATEYNIDHVKNGRSLLFLYKVTGNPKYLKASEKLYTQLKSHPRTKEGGFWHKQIYPYQMWLDGLYMAQPFYTEYAALMNIPSIYDDVVNQFTYMENHARDSKTGLLYHGWDESRQERWADPNTGLSKHFWGRGMGWFAMALVDVLDNFPQDHPRRGELLAILTRTLTAAAKFQDPKTGVWFDVIDLGTREGNYVEASASSMFVYAMAKAVRKGYVKASFQKNVDKGYAGLLKEFVTPAGPDRVDLNRVVEVSGLGGKKYRDGSFEYYMSEPIRSNDPKGVGAFILASSEVEFAKKPQPKKKVLVTLDNFYNKEFKKGPSGQMEPYHYLWNGDDNNGFSLLGRIFEQHGAALHTLPDAPTSQNLAKSKIYVIVDPDTEKETEKPNFMTEAQAKEIAKWVHKGGVLVLFLNDAGNCEISKFNILPQQFGITFNEDSRNRVQGDQFEMGAIQIPAGTGIFDRTKKIYIKEISTMQVKDPAKATVQDKGDNIIVTAKYGKGTVFAIGDPWLYNEYTDGRKLPAEFQNFDAANELVSWLIKQTK
- a CDS encoding tagaturonate reductase, yielding MLLSRENLEKITSADVQLPAADSFALPERVLQFGTGVLLRGLPDYYVDQANKQGLFNGRILVVKSTSSSGADAFEQQDGLYTLCIKGKKDGQEVVQYTLNNAISRVLSASTDWSSILEAAKNPDLQAVFSNTTEVGIVMSNDQLTDAPPASFPGKLLAFLYERYGYFKGDPEKGLVILPTELISDNAQKLKKILLSLAAQNNLETAFVVWLEEANDFCNTLVDRIVPGRLPAAEQAATEALLGYQDELMIMAEPFSLWAIETDSARVREKLSFAPVDAGIVLVPSIDKFKEIKLRLLNGTHTLSCAAALWSGFSTVKEAMNNSTFKQFVRGLMQQEIGKAILDPYIEQQDVDAFSSSVIDRFSNPFLDHRWENIALNFTSKMNMRNIALLDKWYSKNLVPPQHFALGFAAYLKFMDTQQADGKYVQQLPAGSVTLQDEFAPQLQEYWKEPNSLVQHALSDESLWGKDLTKYPEFASTVQHYLDEINASGVLKTMEKLNTAWPVEY